One Nostoc punctiforme PCC 73102 DNA window includes the following coding sequences:
- a CDS encoding transposase — MMLNIEGALKQDRLLRALTGLNRKAFDALLPTFTTMYLDTQQAKPRQRGLGGGRKARLLTAQDKLFFILFYFKCYPTFDVAGLLFDMHRSQAHEWMHRLQPILEAALGQKMALPERHLESIEAFLSRFPGVQRVMIDGTERPIARPQEREQQQQNYSGKKKRHTRKHLAAVDETKRVLILSKAREGKLHDKRFHDEDDIAGSVPDEIPIEVDSGFQGLQKQYDNLHLPHKKPKGGKLSDLQKTENRQLSQSRVVCENAFAGVKRYNAASVIYRNRIENFDDHLMLTAAGLWNFYLMAA, encoded by the coding sequence ATGATGCTGAATATTGAAGGTGCGCTGAAGCAAGACCGACTGTTGAGGGCATTAACTGGGTTGAACCGGAAAGCATTTGATGCCCTTTTGCCCACGTTTACCACGATGTACCTAGATACTCAACAGGCCAAGCCTCGTCAACGTGGCCTGGGTGGAGGACGCAAAGCCCGCTTACTTACAGCCCAAGACAAATTGTTTTTCATCCTTTTCTATTTCAAATGTTATCCGACCTTCGATGTGGCGGGACTGCTCTTTGATATGCATCGCTCCCAGGCACATGAGTGGATGCATCGATTGCAGCCAATATTAGAAGCGGCTTTGGGACAGAAGATGGCGCTGCCGGAACGCCATCTCGAAAGCATTGAAGCATTTTTGTCACGCTTTCCAGGAGTGCAACGAGTGATGATTGATGGGACAGAACGCCCAATTGCGCGACCTCAAGAAAGAGAACAACAACAACAGAATTACTCCGGTAAAAAGAAACGTCATACGCGTAAACACTTGGCGGCAGTTGATGAAACCAAACGGGTCTTGATCTTAAGCAAAGCACGAGAAGGCAAACTGCATGACAAACGTTTTCATGACGAAGATGACATTGCAGGTAGTGTGCCTGATGAAATTCCGATTGAAGTAGACTCGGGCTTTCAGGGATTACAGAAGCAGTATGACAATCTCCATCTTCCTCACAAAAAGCCCAAAGGGGGCAAGTTAAGTGACCTTCAAAAAACGGAGAATCGTCAATTGAGTCAATCCCGTGTAGTTTGCGAAAATGCCTTTGCTGGTGTGAAGCGCTACAACGCCGCCAGTGTCATTTATCGTAATCGGATTGAAAACTTTGATGACCATTTGATGCTGACCGCAGCAGGATTATGGAACTTCTACTTGATGGCTGCTTAA
- a CDS encoding TIGR04282 family arsenosugar biosynthesis glycosyltransferase codes for MLNLPANPKQHLIIFTRYPEPGKTKTRLIPALGNLGAANLQREMTEYTIFQVQELQKAIAISVEVRFAGGDLQLMQDWLGLDLVYQSQGEGDLGSRMAQSLFDAFQSGAEKVIIIGTDCPGVNSQILATAFEKLHTFDLVLGPAIDGGYYLIGLRQAIPELFVNIEWGTAQVFQKTVDIAQKLYLSHVNLSPLADVDRPEDLPIWEQALVGEVKG; via the coding sequence GTGCTGAATTTACCAGCAAACCCAAAACAGCACTTAATTATTTTTACTCGCTATCCAGAACCAGGTAAGACAAAAACCCGATTGATACCTGCTTTAGGAAATCTTGGTGCTGCCAATCTTCAACGGGAAATGACTGAATATACAATATTTCAGGTTCAAGAATTACAAAAAGCCATTGCCATATCTGTGGAAGTGCGATTTGCAGGTGGCGATTTGCAACTCATGCAAGACTGGCTGGGGTTAGATTTGGTTTACCAATCTCAAGGTGAAGGGGATCTAGGTTCGCGGATGGCACAATCGCTTTTCGATGCTTTTCAATCTGGTGCAGAAAAAGTAATTATCATCGGTACAGATTGTCCTGGAGTAAATAGCCAGATTTTAGCAACAGCTTTTGAAAAGTTACACACCTTTGACCTCGTACTTGGACCTGCGATCGACGGTGGATATTACTTAATTGGTTTGCGCCAAGCTATCCCGGAGTTATTCGTTAACATTGAGTGGGGAACTGCTCAAGTATTCCAGAAAACCGTAGACATTGCCCAGAAACTTTATTTATCACACGTGAATTTGTCGCCTTTAGCTGATGTTGACCGACCCGAGGATCTGCCAATTTGGGAGCAAGCCCTTGTGGGTGAGGTGAAAGGATGA
- a CDS encoding IS4-like element ISNpu8 family transposase: MARKRPARTGNPDLRQQKQVPMPPIEEIEQKIYSLLSPLNFKPLKLYETEEKKPFRDRILTLSVMMALVVSLVYRQIPGLREVQRVLCEEGLLWAGRIEVSAQAVSKRLRTLPIELFAQIFEQVMERMNVQPQNQAVPENWQPVCAKFTAIWIADGSTLEALRRKLKVLQEQEKTLAGKIMMVVEAFSHHPVTTWYTQNSKANDKTWCEQLLERLPIGGLLIFDLGFFKFPWFDAFTEADKFFLTRLREKTSYKVIRCLTNASFYRNEIISMGEYRSNPCQHQVRLVSVLWGSTWYYYLTNVLDPQMLSAHLVCELGSRRWRVEDAFLLTKRLLGLAYIWVGDNNGVQIQIFATWIFYAVLNQLCIDIAIALNQPLDRISTEMVFRALYHFSQAVLRGDAHEAVPYLVERQKLFGLVKARRKRHREIDAYTQQIWAKSS, from the coding sequence ATGGCAAGAAAACGCCCAGCGCGAACAGGAAACCCAGACCTGCGGCAACAAAAACAAGTACCGATGCCGCCAATAGAGGAAATTGAACAAAAAATCTACTCATTACTATCTCCGCTCAACTTTAAACCCTTGAAATTGTACGAAACGGAAGAAAAGAAACCATTCCGAGACAGAATACTGACCTTATCGGTAATGATGGCGCTCGTTGTGAGTTTAGTATATCGTCAGATTCCTGGATTAAGAGAAGTACAAAGAGTCCTATGCGAAGAAGGATTATTGTGGGCAGGTCGGATTGAAGTGAGTGCCCAAGCAGTTTCAAAACGATTGAGAACACTACCAATAGAATTATTTGCACAAATTTTCGAGCAAGTAATGGAAAGAATGAATGTGCAGCCACAAAATCAGGCAGTACCAGAGAATTGGCAGCCAGTATGCGCCAAATTTACAGCCATCTGGATTGCTGACGGTTCAACCCTAGAAGCACTAAGACGCAAACTCAAAGTACTACAAGAACAAGAAAAAACACTTGCTGGCAAAATTATGATGGTGGTAGAAGCATTTAGCCATCACCCAGTCACAACCTGGTATACGCAAAACAGCAAAGCCAATGATAAAACTTGGTGCGAACAATTACTTGAACGCCTACCAATTGGTGGATTGCTGATTTTTGATTTAGGATTTTTTAAGTTTCCTTGGTTTGATGCGTTCACAGAAGCTGATAAGTTTTTTTTGACAAGACTGCGAGAAAAAACTTCTTACAAGGTGATACGTTGTTTGACCAATGCCTCATTCTACCGTAATGAAATTATATCTATGGGGGAATATCGCTCTAATCCTTGCCAGCACCAAGTACGTTTAGTTTCTGTTTTGTGGGGTTCAACTTGGTACTATTACCTGACAAATGTACTCGACCCACAAATGTTATCTGCTCATCTTGTCTGTGAATTAGGGAGCAGGCGCTGGCGCGTTGAAGATGCTTTTCTGCTCACAAAAAGACTTTTAGGTTTAGCTTATATTTGGGTTGGGGACAACAATGGCGTACAAATCCAGATTTTTGCCACTTGGATTTTTTATGCTGTTCTTAACCAATTATGTATCGATATAGCGATCGCCCTCAACCAACCTTTAGACCGAATTTCTACAGAAATGGTATTTCGTGCTTTATACCATTTTTCACAAGCTGTTCTCCGTGGTGATGCACATGAGGCTGTTCCTTATCTTGTGGAACGTCAAAAGCTGTTTGGATTAGTTAAAGCAAGGCGTAAGCGTCATCGAGAGATTGACGCTTACACCCAACAAATTTGGGCAAAATCTTCTTAA
- a CDS encoding HpsJ family protein yields MVNRFTSVSTALTVKVVGIICILSFFVDFLILLLPFQPTDRVWQINLATALVDRGIVPLVGLGLLFAAYWIENADAGSDRPQGIDLRFPAVILSSILGLMFLLIFPLHLNNVNQAKTQTLNRITQEADQAEAQLNTRLSQLQAQLNTEQGKAQLDQLRTQTKAQFSEILKDDQKYKQALESSQIPPNIKELLKKAKTDPQALDKAIEQQTDIQTLRTQQLSQVRQRREEAEQQAKDTAWKSGLRIGISSLLLSIGYIIIGWTGLKGMGAVQGGKPKATAR; encoded by the coding sequence ATGGTTAACCGTTTTACTTCCGTGAGTACTGCCCTCACCGTTAAGGTAGTTGGAATAATCTGCATTTTGTCGTTTTTTGTGGACTTTTTGATTCTATTGTTACCCTTTCAACCGACTGATCGGGTATGGCAAATCAACTTGGCAACAGCGCTAGTCGATCGGGGGATTGTTCCTCTAGTAGGACTGGGACTGCTGTTTGCTGCCTATTGGATTGAAAACGCTGATGCAGGAAGCGATCGCCCCCAAGGGATCGATTTAAGATTTCCCGCTGTGATTCTCTCAAGTATTTTAGGGTTGATGTTCTTGCTGATTTTTCCCCTGCACCTCAATAACGTCAATCAAGCTAAGACTCAAACACTCAATCGAATCACCCAAGAAGCAGATCAGGCAGAAGCTCAACTCAACACTCGCTTATCGCAATTGCAAGCACAACTGAATACTGAGCAAGGAAAAGCTCAATTAGATCAACTGCGAACCCAAACCAAAGCTCAGTTTAGTGAAATCCTCAAAGACGATCAAAAATACAAGCAAGCGCTTGAAAGCTCTCAAATTCCCCCAAATATCAAAGAGTTACTGAAGAAGGCTAAAACAGATCCCCAAGCGCTTGACAAAGCTATCGAACAACAAACAGATATTCAGACACTGCGAACTCAACAACTGAGCCAAGTTCGCCAACGCAGAGAAGAAGCAGAACAACAAGCTAAAGACACTGCTTGGAAGTCTGGACTGCGGATTGGAATTAGCAGTTTGTTATTATCCATTGGTTACATTATCATCGGCTGGACAGGCTTAAAAGGTATGGGTGCTGTACAAGGTGGTAAACCTAAAGCTACCGCCCGTTAA
- a CDS encoding glycosyltransferase family 2 protein: protein MFSIYILTYNEELDIAACIESAMLSDDIIVVDSCSSDRTVEIASSYPIRVVQHAFESHGRQRTWMLESIPPKHEWVYILEADERMTPELFAECEKVSQNLDYIGYYVAERVMFMNRWIRYSTQYPRYQMRLFRHGKVWFTDYGHTEREVCDGATSFLKETYPHYTCSKGLSRWIDKHNRYSTDEAQETLYQLEQGKVNWQDLFFGKSEVEKRRALKDLSLRLPARPLLRFVYMYFMLGGCLDGHAGLAWCTLQAFYEYLILLKVWEMKYLPKPNLDVTAILAQESPQQIQCADSETTQADVV, encoded by the coding sequence ATGTTCTCAATTTACATACTGACATATAACGAAGAACTAGATATTGCTGCTTGTATCGAATCAGCGATGCTATCGGATGACATTATTGTTGTGGATTCATGCAGTAGCGATCGCACTGTGGAAATTGCCAGTAGCTATCCCATCCGCGTTGTCCAACACGCTTTTGAAAGCCACGGCCGCCAACGCACCTGGATGTTAGAGTCTATCCCCCCGAAGCACGAATGGGTTTATATTCTCGAAGCTGATGAGCGGATGACACCAGAACTGTTCGCGGAATGCGAAAAGGTAAGTCAGAATCTTGATTACATTGGTTACTACGTGGCTGAACGTGTCATGTTCATGAATCGTTGGATTCGCTACAGCACACAGTATCCCCGTTACCAAATGCGTCTCTTCCGCCACGGGAAGGTGTGGTTTACAGACTATGGTCATACTGAGCGGGAAGTTTGTGACGGTGCAACCAGCTTTTTAAAAGAAACATACCCCCACTACACTTGTAGCAAAGGTTTGAGCCGTTGGATTGATAAGCATAACCGTTATTCTACAGATGAAGCTCAAGAAACGCTGTATCAGCTAGAACAGGGAAAGGTCAACTGGCAAGATTTATTCTTTGGTAAATCGGAAGTCGAAAAACGCCGCGCCTTGAAAGATTTGTCTTTGCGTTTACCCGCCAGACCGTTGCTACGCTTTGTATATATGTATTTTATGTTAGGCGGATGTTTAGATGGACACGCTGGACTTGCCTGGTGTACATTGCAGGCATTCTACGAATACTTAATTTTGCTCAAAGTTTGGGAAATGAAGTATCTACCAAAACCTAATTTAGACGTAACAGCAATTCTGGCACAAGAGAGTCCACAACAGATACAGTGTGCAGATTCGGAAACTACACAGGCTGATGTGGTGTAA
- a CDS encoding DUF502 domain-containing protein, with protein MDTNNKSSSSLKQENRGLVIDRLKQDLKNDLIAGLLVVIPLATTIWLTITIANWVINFLTQIPKQLNPFDGLNPIVVNLLNLLVGLAVPLLCILLMGLMARNIAGRWLLDFGERLLQAIPLAGQVYKTLKQLLETILKDSNGKFRRVILVEYPRRGIWAIAFVTGAISSDIQAQMSRPVLSVFIPTTPNPTTGWYAVVPEDEVVNLSMSIEDAFKIVVSGGIVAPNTPLVFPKESNLEVKHDEANRQVISVEET; from the coding sequence ATGGATACCAATAACAAAAGTTCCTCTAGCTTAAAACAGGAGAATCGGGGCTTGGTAATCGATCGCCTAAAACAGGACTTAAAAAACGACCTGATTGCTGGTTTGTTGGTAGTAATTCCCCTCGCAACCACTATCTGGCTGACAATTACCATTGCTAATTGGGTAATCAATTTCCTCACGCAAATTCCCAAACAACTGAATCCTTTTGATGGGTTAAATCCAATTGTAGTAAATTTACTGAATTTATTAGTAGGATTAGCTGTGCCACTACTATGTATCTTATTGATGGGCCTGATGGCTCGCAATATTGCAGGGCGGTGGTTATTAGATTTTGGTGAGCGATTATTACAAGCAATTCCCTTAGCTGGGCAGGTATACAAAACCCTCAAACAGCTTTTAGAAACAATACTAAAAGATTCTAATGGCAAATTTCGCCGGGTAATTTTGGTAGAGTATCCCCGCCGAGGAATTTGGGCGATCGCCTTTGTCACTGGTGCAATCAGCAGTGATATCCAAGCCCAGATGTCCCGCCCCGTCCTAAGTGTTTTTATCCCCACCACCCCAAATCCAACTACCGGATGGTACGCAGTAGTTCCTGAAGACGAGGTGGTGAACCTCTCCATGTCCATTGAAGACGCTTTTAAGATAGTTGTATCAGGTGGCATTGTCGCCCCTAACACGCCCTTGGTTTTCCCCAAAGAGTCTAATCTGGAAGTAAAACACGACGAAGCCAATCGGCAGGTTATTTCCGTTGAAGAAACTTAA
- the nusB gene encoding transcription antitermination factor NusB produces MQPRKPQQIARELALLSLSQLPVNPKKLDTLLDDQLVSKLVLGAVRTLTSEVQDTLNNAAGELQRSNDRLLSSQTRASDLNSARTMLQEAIACTQTAINQLGTAVDFPELIQLANQDKGVRNYAKELVITVNENRHIIDELLSTALVDWQVTRLAQLDRDILQIAVAEMKFLGVPDSIAINEAVELAKRYSGDDGHRFINGVLRRVTEQKKTA; encoded by the coding sequence ATGCAACCTCGTAAACCCCAGCAAATTGCTCGTGAATTGGCGCTTTTAAGCCTTAGCCAATTGCCAGTCAACCCAAAAAAATTAGATACACTACTAGACGATCAGCTAGTATCCAAATTGGTGCTAGGAGCAGTACGCACCCTGACCTCAGAAGTGCAAGATACCCTCAATAATGCCGCAGGTGAACTGCAACGCAGTAACGATCGCCTTTTAAGTAGCCAAACTCGTGCTTCCGACCTCAATTCTGCCAGAACAATGCTTCAAGAAGCGATCGCCTGCACCCAGACAGCAATCAATCAATTGGGTACGGCAGTTGATTTCCCCGAATTGATTCAACTAGCTAATCAGGACAAGGGAGTCCGTAATTACGCTAAAGAGCTTGTGATTACCGTCAACGAAAATCGACACATTATAGATGAACTCCTTTCTACTGCCTTAGTGGATTGGCAAGTAACTCGTCTGGCCCAACTTGACCGCGATATCCTGCAAATCGCTGTGGCAGAAATGAAATTCTTAGGAGTTCCAGATAGTATCGCCATCAACGAAGCTGTGGAGCTAGCCAAGCGCTACAGTGGAGACGACGGTCATCGATTTATTAATGGTGTTTTGCGCCGAGTCACTGAGCAGAAAAAAACAGCATAG
- the ftsY gene encoding signal recognition particle-docking protein FtsY — protein sequence MVFNWFRRQYNDSSETPSDKKQEETTPAQEPQPEPAETSTAETAPDTTADLLAFAKAAYKNIQQKQQTEVVETPPDSENASAEPETVETAIAEITESELIDEPVSTTLETAQPEIIQTATEEENTEDSSVIAIAEEPDVESSEITTNEIEQTRTPEATQPTAPANLSFLERAAAERQAKLDQLIATAIEVPEPEVVQPVAATSEIGEEIPGLVFDDGFVWSAKVLAAQGRNPEDVSIEEITWLKKLRQGLDKTRRSILNQLKAIVGQGPLNQAAVTEIEALLLQADVGVEATDFIINALQTKLREEVTAPEEAIAYLKKILRDMLDAPSIASHKTSFTPEKETLNIWLITGVNGAGKTTTIGKIAHLGQKSGYKCLIGAADTFRAAAVEQVKVWGSRSGVEVIANPGKNTDPAAVVFDAIAAAQSRQTELLLVDTAGRLQNKKNLMDELGKIRRIIDKKAPNAKVESLLVLDATLGQNGLRQAEVFSQAAQLSGVVLTKLDGTAKGGVALAVVQQLGLPIRFIGAGEGIEDLRPFSSYEFVEALLSS from the coding sequence ATGGTTTTTAATTGGTTCCGCCGTCAATATAACGATTCCTCTGAGACTCCCTCTGATAAAAAACAGGAAGAAACTACTCCTGCACAAGAACCCCAACCAGAGCCAGCCGAAACCTCAACTGCTGAAACTGCACCAGACACAACGGCAGACTTGTTGGCGTTTGCTAAAGCTGCTTACAAAAATATTCAGCAAAAACAACAAACAGAGGTAGTAGAAACCCCACCTGATTCAGAAAATGCCTCAGCAGAACCTGAAACTGTAGAAACGGCAATTGCGGAAATCACTGAATCAGAACTAATTGATGAACCTGTTAGTACAACCCTAGAAACAGCACAGCCAGAAATTATCCAAACTGCTACTGAGGAAGAAAATACAGAAGATTCCTCAGTAATTGCAATTGCTGAAGAGCCAGATGTCGAAAGCTCAGAAATAACCACAAACGAAATTGAACAAACCCGCACGCCAGAAGCAACGCAGCCAACAGCACCAGCTAATTTATCCTTCTTAGAACGGGCGGCGGCAGAACGGCAAGCAAAACTAGATCAACTAATAGCCACTGCCATTGAAGTTCCAGAACCGGAGGTAGTACAGCCAGTAGCTGCAACCTCAGAGATCGGAGAGGAAATTCCCGGACTGGTATTTGATGATGGGTTTGTCTGGTCAGCGAAAGTTTTAGCAGCTCAAGGTAGAAATCCAGAAGACGTTTCTATTGAAGAAATAACATGGCTGAAAAAGCTCCGGCAAGGGTTAGACAAAACTCGCCGGAGTATTCTCAACCAACTGAAGGCGATCGTTGGTCAAGGGCCGCTTAACCAAGCTGCTGTGACGGAAATTGAAGCATTACTGCTGCAAGCTGATGTGGGTGTAGAGGCGACAGACTTTATTATTAATGCTCTACAAACAAAACTTCGAGAAGAAGTTACTGCACCAGAAGAAGCGATCGCTTATCTGAAAAAAATTCTCCGGGATATGCTGGATGCACCAAGCATTGCATCCCACAAAACTAGCTTTACCCCAGAAAAAGAAACTTTGAACATTTGGTTAATCACCGGGGTAAATGGTGCTGGGAAAACTACTACCATCGGCAAAATTGCCCACCTGGGGCAAAAATCTGGCTATAAATGCTTGATTGGGGCAGCAGACACCTTCCGCGCCGCCGCTGTGGAACAGGTGAAAGTTTGGGGTAGTAGAAGTGGTGTAGAAGTAATTGCCAATCCTGGAAAAAATACAGATCCGGCAGCAGTTGTATTTGATGCGATCGCAGCTGCCCAATCACGGCAAACAGAATTACTTCTGGTAGACACTGCTGGGCGACTACAAAACAAGAAAAACTTAATGGACGAACTCGGTAAAATCCGGCGAATTATCGACAAAAAAGCTCCAAATGCCAAAGTAGAATCGCTATTGGTTCTAGATGCAACTTTAGGTCAAAATGGACTACGACAAGCTGAAGTTTTCTCCCAAGCTGCCCAACTGAGTGGCGTTGTCTTAACCAAACTAGATGGCACTGCTAAAGGCGGCGTTGCCCTTGCCGTTGTGCAACAGCTAGGTTTACCGATTCGCTTTATTGGTGCTGGTGAAGGAATTGAAGACCTACGTCCCTTTTCGAGCTATGAGTTTGTCGAAGCTCTCTTGAGTAGCTAA